From the Excalfactoria chinensis isolate bCotChi1 chromosome 1, bCotChi1.hap2, whole genome shotgun sequence genome, one window contains:
- the NIPA2 gene encoding magnesium transporter NIPA2, which yields MSQARGRYDFCIGLVLAMSSSIFIGGSFILKKKGLLRLARKGSMRAGQGGHAYLKEWLWWAGLLSMGAGEVANFAAYAFAPATLVTPLGALSVLVSAILSSFFLNEKLNLHGKIGCLLSILGSTMMVIHAPQEEEVETLDEMSNKLRDPGFVVFATLVVIVSLILIVVVGPRHGQTNILVYITICSVIGALSVSCVKGLGIAIKELFAGKPVLKSPLSWILLLSLIVCVSTQINYLNRALDIFNTSIVTPIYYVIFTTSVLTCSAILFKEWQHMAADDIIGTFSGFLTIIVGIFLLHAFKDVNFTLANLPVSLRKDDRAANGSLLSTYDCFNHDEESTACLSEIQSTESLSARRNGSLSAF from the exons ATGAGCCAAGCCCGTGGGAGATATGACTTCTGCATTGGGCTGGTGTTGGCTATGAGCTCCAGCATCTTCATTGGAGGGAGTTTCATCCTGAAAAAGAAAGGCCTTCTCCGATTAGCTAGGAAGGGCTCCATGAGAGCAG GTCAAGGTGGTCATGCGTACCTTAAGGAGTGGCTGTGGTGGGCTGGACTTCTTTCAA TGGGAGCGGGCGAAGTAGCTAACTTTGCTGCCTATGCTTTTGCACCAGCTACATTAGTGACTCCTCTAGGAGCTCTCAGTGTTCTTGTAAG tgcCATTCTGTCAtccttctttttaaatgaaaaacttaaTCTACATGGAAAAATAGGGTGTTTGCTAAGTATACTTGGATCAACCATGATGGTAATTCATGCTCCACAAGAGGAAGAAGTAGAAACTTTAGATGAAATGTCCAACAAACTGCGTGATCCAG GTTTTGTGGTCTTCGCAACACTTGTTGTCATTGTGTCTTTAATTCTAATAGTTGTGGTGGGACCTCGTCATGGACAGACCAACATTCTTGTGTACATCACAATCTGCTCTGTGATTGGAGCATTATCAGTCTCCTGTGTAAAAGGTCTGGGCATTGCTATAAAGGAACTTTTTGCGGGAAAACCAGTGCTGAAAAGTCCGTTGTCTTGGATTCTGCTGCTAAGCCTTATTGTCTGCGTGAGCACGCAGATCAACTACTTGAACAGGGCTCTGGATATATTCAACACTTCAATAGTGACTCCCATCTACTATGTAATCTTTACGACATCTGTTTTAACTTGTTCTGCTATCCTGTTCAAGGAATGGCAACACATGGCGGCTGATGATATTATTGGCACCTTCAGTGGCTTCCTTACTATTATCGTGGGGATCTTTTTATTGCATGCCTTCAAAGATGTTAACTTCACCCTAGCGAATTTGCCCGTTTCCTTGCGGAAAGATGATAGAGCAGCAAATGGGTCTTTGCTGAGCACGTATGACTGCTTTAATCACGATGAAGAAAGTACTGCCTGTCTAAGTGAAATACAATCCACGGAGAGCCTCTCAGCCAGGAGAAACGGAAGTCTGTCAGCCTTCTGA
- the NIPA1 gene encoding magnesium transporter NIPA1 — protein MRMAVGAAAGDGAAQSPGPAAVSLGLSVAVVSSLVNGSTFVLQKKGIVRARGRGTSYLTDIVWWSGTIAMALGQIGNFLAYTAVPTVLVTPLGALGVPFGSILASYLLKEKLNILGKLGCLLSCAGSVVLIIHSPKSESVTTQAELEEKLTNPVFVGYLCVVLLMLLLLIFWIAPAHGPTNIMVYISICSLLGSFTVPSTKGIGLAAQDIFHNNPSSQRALYLCLVLLAVLGCSIIIQFRYINKALECFDSSVFGAIYYVVFTTLVLLASAILFREWSNVGVVDFLGMACGFTTVSIGIVLIQVFKEFNFNIGDLNKPNMKTD, from the exons ATGCGGATGGCGGTCGGTGCGGCAGCGGGGGACGGGGCGGCGCAgagccccggccccgccgccgtgTCGCTGGGCTTGAGCGTGGCCGTGGTGTCCAGCCTGGTGAACGGCTCCACCTTCGTCCTGCAGAAGAAAGGGATCGTGCGGGCCCGCGGGCGAG GTACTTCGTACTTGACAGATATAGTATGGTGGTCTGGCACTATTGCAA TGGCTCTTGGTCAAATAGGAAATTTCTTGGCCTACACTGCAGTCCCAACTGTGTTGGTGACTCCTTTGGGAGCTCTTGGCGTTCCATTTGG gtCCATTTTAGCTTCTtatctgctgaaagaaaaattgaaCATTCTTGGCAAGCTGGGATGTTTGCTGAGCTGCGCTGGGTCTGTTGTTCTCATCATTCATTCCCCAAAGTCTGAGAGTGTAACGACTCAGGCTGAGCTTGAAGAGAAACTTACAAATCCAG ttttcgTGGGTTACCTCTGCGTAGTACTGCTAATGCTTCTCCTGCTAATCTTCTGGATAGCTCCAGCTCACGGACCTACTAATATCATGGTTTACATCAGTATTTGTTCTCTCTTGGGCAGTTTCACTGTTCCCAGTACAAAAGGCATTGGGCTGGCTGCTCAAGATATCTTTCACAATAATCCGTCAAGTCAAAGGGCTTTGTACCTCTGTCTGGTACTTCTGGCAGTATTAGGATGTAGCATTATCATTCAGTTCAGGTATATCAATAAGGCACTAGAATGTTTTGACTCCTCTGTGTTTGGAGCCATCTACTATGTTGTGTTTACGACTCTAGTCCTGCTGGCTTCAGCCATCCTTTTCAGGGAATGGAGTAACGTAGGAGTGGTCGATTTCTTGGGAATGGCATGTGGATTCACTACGGTATCTATTGGAATTGTTCTTATACAGGTCTTCAAGGAGTTCAACTTCAATATTGGAGATTTAAATAAACCTAACATGAAGacagattaa